One genomic region from Nocardia vinacea encodes:
- a CDS encoding vWA domain-containing protein — protein sequence MAAGSQPTLDAPHGISGHLVGFVEALRARGIPVGPSETVDAGRVVSVLDLMDREVVREGLACSLLRRTTHRSTFDGLFDLWFPAALGARGSTADDLELPRTPSGEIDIPALRGLLAALLTREDSTQQQQMIAAQLVEQLGQYESSRGPSFSAYRTLREVQPETLLARILQGLAAGPDTSEFDTEIARRIGRQRIAGFRAIVEAETHRRVAENIGRDRVASYAVARQVEDVDFLRASETELAEMRRGTQRLARILASRLAVRRRHSRRGEIDLRKTLRKSMSTGGVPIDLVNRKPRPGRPELVLLCDVSGSVAGFSNFTLLLVNSLREQFSRVRIFAFVDRTDEVTRFFDPHTQLDQSMARIFTEGRVVGLDGHSDYGHALSTFVEQWPDAVTSRSSLLILGDARTNYRDPDLNTLRELVRTAKHAHWLNPEKESNWGTGDSAADRYREVIDMHECRSAKQLTAVVSRLLPV from the coding sequence ATGGCGGCCGGATCGCAGCCCACACTCGATGCGCCGCACGGGATTTCGGGACATCTCGTCGGTTTCGTCGAGGCTTTGCGGGCGCGCGGCATCCCGGTTGGTCCGTCGGAAACGGTGGACGCGGGCCGTGTGGTGTCGGTGCTGGATCTGATGGACCGTGAGGTCGTGCGCGAAGGTCTGGCCTGTTCGCTACTGCGCCGCACCACTCATCGCAGCACCTTCGACGGCCTGTTCGACCTGTGGTTCCCGGCCGCCCTCGGTGCGCGCGGCAGCACTGCGGATGATCTCGAACTTCCGCGCACACCGTCCGGCGAGATCGATATTCCCGCGCTGCGCGGACTGCTCGCGGCCCTGCTGACCAGGGAGGATTCAACGCAGCAGCAGCAAATGATCGCCGCGCAGCTGGTCGAACAACTCGGGCAGTACGAATCCTCGCGTGGTCCCTCCTTCTCCGCGTACCGCACGCTGCGCGAGGTCCAGCCGGAAACACTGCTGGCCAGGATTCTGCAGGGTTTGGCCGCCGGACCGGATACCAGCGAATTCGATACCGAGATCGCCCGCCGCATCGGCAGGCAGCGCATCGCCGGATTCCGCGCCATCGTGGAGGCGGAAACGCATCGGCGGGTGGCCGAGAATATCGGCAGGGATCGCGTCGCGAGCTATGCCGTCGCTCGTCAAGTCGAGGATGTCGATTTCCTGCGTGCCTCCGAAACCGAGCTGGCGGAGATGCGGCGCGGCACCCAGCGACTGGCCCGAATCCTGGCGTCCCGACTTGCCGTGCGGCGCAGGCATTCTCGTCGCGGTGAGATTGATTTACGCAAGACGCTGCGCAAATCCATGTCGACCGGCGGCGTCCCCATCGACCTGGTGAATCGCAAACCGCGACCGGGTCGCCCCGAACTGGTGCTGCTCTGCGATGTGTCCGGCTCGGTGGCCGGATTCAGCAACTTCACGCTCCTGCTGGTCAATTCGCTGCGCGAACAGTTCTCCCGGGTGCGGATATTCGCCTTCGTGGACCGGACCGATGAGGTGACCCGATTCTTCGATCCGCACACCCAACTGGACCAGTCCATGGCCCGCATCTTCACCGAGGGCAGGGTGGTCGGCCTGGACGGGCACTCCGACTACGGCCATGCGCTGTCGACCTTCGTCGAGCAGTGGCCCGATGCGGTCACCTCCCGCAGCTCACTGCTGATCCTCGGTGATGCCCGCACCAATTACCGTGATCCGGACCTGAATACGCTGCGCGAGCTGGTACGCACCGCCAAGCACGCGCATTGGCTCAATCCGGAGAAGGAAAGCAACTGGGGCACCGGCGATTCCGCCGCCGACAGGTATCGCGAAGTGATCGATATGCACGAGTGCCGCTCGGCCAAACAACTGACCGCGGTGGTGTCCCGGCTGCTACCGGTGTGA
- a CDS encoding AAA family ATPase — MEGRYVGTESAVQEPIFTSVDDVIERLATTGYLADKATATSVFLADRLGKPLLIEGPAGVGKTELARAVAQTADAELVRLQCYEGVDEARALYEWNHAKQILRIQASSENDWEETKADVFTEEFLLSRPLLTAIRRADPTVLLIDETDKADVEIEGLLLEVLSDFAVTVPELGTITASRKPFVVLTSNATRELSEALKRRCLYLHLDFPDEELERRILASRVPELSASVAAQLVRIVHVLRGMQLKKLPSVAESIDWGRTLLALGLQDLDDTTVRATLGVVLKHQADHQRALAELKLA, encoded by the coding sequence ATGGAAGGACGCTACGTGGGTACCGAAAGCGCAGTGCAGGAGCCGATCTTCACCTCGGTCGACGATGTGATCGAACGGCTGGCCACGACCGGGTACCTGGCCGATAAGGCGACGGCGACCTCGGTATTCCTGGCCGATCGGCTCGGCAAGCCGCTGCTGATCGAGGGGCCGGCCGGTGTCGGCAAGACCGAACTGGCAAGGGCGGTCGCGCAGACCGCGGATGCGGAGCTGGTGCGTTTGCAGTGCTACGAGGGTGTCGACGAGGCCCGCGCACTGTACGAGTGGAATCACGCCAAGCAGATTCTGCGGATCCAGGCGTCCAGCGAGAATGATTGGGAAGAGACCAAGGCCGACGTCTTCACCGAGGAATTCCTGCTGTCGCGCCCGCTGCTGACCGCGATCCGCCGCGCCGATCCGACCGTGCTGCTCATCGACGAAACCGATAAGGCCGATGTCGAGATCGAGGGTCTGCTGCTCGAGGTGCTCAGCGATTTCGCGGTCACCGTCCCGGAACTCGGCACGATTACCGCGAGCCGCAAGCCGTTCGTGGTGCTGACCTCCAATGCGACGCGCGAACTGTCCGAAGCGCTCAAACGCCGCTGCCTCTATCTGCACCTGGACTTCCCGGATGAGGAACTCGAGCGCCGCATCCTGGCCAGCCGGGTGCCGGAACTGTCCGCCTCGGTCGCCGCGCAGCTGGTCCGGATCGTGCACGTGCTGCGTGGGATGCAGCTGAAGAAGCTGCCGAGCGTCGCGGAGTCGATCGACTGGGGACGTACCCTGCTCGCGCTCGGCCTGCAGGATCTCGACGACACCACCGTGCGCGCCACCCTCGGTGTCGTGCTCAAACACCAGGCCGACCACCAGCGCGCGCTGGCCGAGCTGAAGCTGGCCTGA
- a CDS encoding HSP90 family protein, protein MVNNAPGRSGRSGSGDYSFQVDLRGIVDLLSHHLYSSPRVYIRELLQNAVDAVTARRQRDALAPTAIRLVVDESGLRITDHGIGLTEADVHRFLATIGNSSKRDDIEGARREFLGQFGIGLLACFTVAETIRVVTRSAIDPAALPVEWLAAADGTYSLRLLDPAAQQEPGTTVHLTPRAGAQAWFTPGRVLDLVRDYGSLLPYEVTVEANGAGLRATDGPPVWRRAHASPAQRRAALFEYGARVLGFTPLDVIDLDAELAGVSGVAFVLSQPGNPAESSAHRVYLKGMLLGDAVRGLLPDWAFFVRCVIDTDSLRPTASREGLYEDERLAIVRDSLGDRIRDWLTEIAAEQPERLAAFLSVHALGVKAMARHSPDMLRIMVPHLLFETTDGRVPLTEFVRNHPTVRVTATVEEFRQVAATAAAQGIGVVNGGYTYDAELVALLPTILPGITVTELDAAAVTAALDLVDPAEELLSAPVLAAARTALDPLSCDVILRAFHPVSVPALHLDSRGARNERARVETTVGADELWTEILGALEASAPRAQLVLNHNSPVVRRLSRIDDPAFLRTAVESLYGQALLMTHRPLRPADTALLNRAFGEFLSWATRRVAGETAEEA, encoded by the coding sequence ATGGTGAACAACGCGCCGGGTAGGTCTGGCCGCAGCGGTAGTGGGGATTATTCGTTCCAGGTCGATCTGCGCGGAATCGTCGATCTGCTCTCGCATCACTTGTATTCGAGTCCCCGGGTCTACATCCGTGAACTGCTGCAGAACGCGGTCGATGCCGTCACCGCGCGCAGGCAGCGCGATGCCTTGGCGCCCACCGCGATTCGGCTGGTCGTCGACGAATCCGGGCTGCGGATAACCGATCACGGCATCGGCCTCACCGAGGCGGATGTGCACCGCTTCCTCGCCACCATCGGAAATTCGTCCAAGCGCGACGATATCGAGGGTGCGCGCCGAGAGTTCCTCGGGCAATTCGGCATCGGGCTGCTGGCGTGCTTCACCGTGGCCGAGACGATCCGAGTGGTGACCCGCTCGGCCATCGACCCGGCCGCCCTGCCCGTCGAATGGCTGGCCGCCGCCGACGGCACCTACTCGCTGCGTTTGCTCGATCCGGCAGCGCAGCAAGAGCCGGGCACCACGGTACATCTCACGCCGCGAGCCGGTGCGCAGGCGTGGTTCACGCCCGGGCGGGTGCTGGATTTGGTCCGCGATTATGGTTCGCTGCTGCCCTATGAGGTGACGGTCGAGGCGAATGGTGCCGGACTGCGCGCGACCGACGGTCCGCCGGTGTGGCGGCGCGCCCATGCATCCCCAGCCCAGCGGCGTGCGGCGCTGTTCGAGTACGGCGCGCGCGTCCTCGGATTCACTCCGCTGGATGTGATCGATCTCGATGCCGAATTGGCGGGGGTCAGCGGGGTTGCTTTCGTGCTGTCACAGCCGGGCAATCCCGCGGAAAGCAGTGCGCACCGGGTGTATCTCAAGGGCATGCTGCTCGGTGACGCGGTGCGCGGATTGCTGCCGGACTGGGCCTTCTTCGTGCGCTGTGTCATCGATACCGACAGCCTGCGCCCGACCGCCTCTCGCGAGGGCCTCTACGAAGACGAACGCCTCGCCATCGTCCGCGACAGCCTCGGCGACCGAATCCGCGACTGGCTCACCGAAATCGCCGCCGAACAGCCCGAGCGGCTCGCCGCATTCCTGTCCGTGCACGCCCTCGGTGTCAAGGCGATGGCACGGCATTCGCCGGACATGCTGCGGATCATGGTGCCGCACTTGCTGTTCGAGACGACCGACGGCCGGGTCCCGCTGACCGAATTCGTGCGCAACCATCCGACCGTGCGGGTGACGGCGACGGTGGAGGAATTCCGTCAGGTGGCCGCCACCGCGGCCGCGCAAGGCATCGGCGTTGTCAATGGCGGCTATACCTACGATGCGGAACTCGTCGCGCTGCTGCCGACGATCCTGCCTGGTATCACCGTGACCGAGCTGGACGCGGCCGCGGTTACGGCCGCCCTCGACCTGGTGGATCCCGCCGAGGAACTGTTGTCGGCTCCGGTGCTCGCCGCGGCGCGCACCGCACTGGATCCGCTGTCCTGCGATGTGATTCTGCGTGCGTTCCATCCGGTTTCGGTTCCTGCACTGCATCTGGACAGTCGGGGTGCGCGTAATGAGCGGGCACGGGTCGAGACCACCGTCGGTGCGGATGAGCTCTGGACCGAAATCCTCGGTGCGCTGGAGGCGAGCGCACCCCGTGCCCAACTGGTGTTGAACCACAACAGTCCGGTGGTCCGACGATTGAGCCGGATCGACGACCCGGCCTTCCTGCGGACCGCGGTCGAATCGCTCTACGGCCAAGCGTTATTGATGACGCACCGGCCGTTGCGACCGGCCGACACCGCGCTGCTCAATCGCGCTTTCGGCGAATTCCTCAGCTGGGCGACCCGGCGTGTGGCGGGCGAGACCGCGGAGGAGGCCTGA